The segment GCGGTCTGGCCATGGCAGCGATTGCCGCCTGTGGTCTCTTCGCGGCGATATCGGGGTCGAATTCCGCCACCACGGCAACCATCGGATCGATGTTGCATCCTGAAATGGTTAAAGGCGGCTATGACGAACGTTTCTCTGCGGCGACAGCTGCGGCGGGCGGTACGGTAGGGATCATCATCCCGCCCTCGATCATCTTTATCGTCTACGGATTCCTGATGAACCTGCCGATTTCGGAACTGTTCATCGCGGGCATTGTGCCCGGTGCGCTAATGGTGCTGGGCATGATGACAGCGGCCTTTATCATCTGCACCGTAAACGGCTGGGGCTTTCTGATCACCCTTTCACCTTGGCGCGTGTTCAAAACCGCCGTGGGCGCGTGGCTGGGTTTCTTCGCCATCGGCCTGGTGCTTTGGGGGATCTACACTGGCAAGTTTTCCCCAACCGAAGCGGCGGGCGTGACGGTCGGCTTCTGCATCATCGTCGGTCTGATCTGTTTCCCGATCAACAAACTGATGGGCAGTGACCCGGACCAGCCCGTCAGCCAGAAAAGCCTGTTGTCGATGATCGTCGTCGAAGGCTTCACACTACCCAGTCTGCCCGCCATTGTCTCACGATCGGCGCAGATCACCGGCATTCTGGTGCCCTTGATTGCGGTTTCCGTGGCCATGCAACAGGTGCTGTCCTCGCTGGGGGCCAAGGAAACCATCGGTGATTTTGTCACCGGCATGGGCGGGTATTACGCGGTGCTTTTCACCTCGATGGCGATTGTCTTTATCACCGGCATGATCCTTGAATCCCTACCCGTTACGATCATCCTTGCACCGATCCTTGCGCCGATTGCCGTGTCGGTTGGCATCGATCCCATCCACTTTGCGGTGATCTTTCTTGTCGGGGCGTCAATCGGGTTCATCACGCCGCCTTACGGGCTGAACCTTTATGTCGCGTCCGGGGTGACGGGTGTCCCGTATTTCCGTCTGCTACGCTACGCTACGATGTATCTTGTCGCGCTGATTTCCGTATGGTTCTGTGTCGCTTTGATGCCGTCACTGTCCAAGACCTTGCTGCCGGGTGGCGGA is part of the Sulfitobacter geojensis genome and harbors:
- a CDS encoding TRAP transporter large permease, with product MSDGTWVTLISLAVTIFFMLGTPVLLVIFYWVIGCSFVIGLPLDNTGNELLNVFNKGFALLAMPLFILTGDLINQSGIARRLSDFAYACLGWLRGGLAMAAIAACGLFAAISGSNSATTATIGSMLHPEMVKGGYDERFSAATAAAGGTVGIIIPPSIIFIVYGFLMNLPISELFIAGIVPGALMVLGMMTAAFIICTVNGWGFLITLSPWRVFKTAVGAWLGFFAIGLVLWGIYTGKFSPTEAAGVTVGFCIIVGLICFPINKLMGSDPDQPVSQKSLLSMIVVEGFTLPSLPAIVSRSAQITGILVPLIAVSVAMQQVLSSLGAKETIGDFVTGMGGYYAVLFTSMAIVFITGMILESLPVTIILAPILAPIAVSVGIDPIHFAVIFLVGASIGFITPPYGLNLYVASGVTGVPYFRLLRYATMYLVALISVWFCVALMPSLSKTLLPGGGIFEILSGGGG